In Phaeobacter porticola, one DNA window encodes the following:
- a CDS encoding ABC transporter substrate-binding protein, whose translation MTKLKGTVAGLALGLGLVTSAQAELSGTLKIFSDMSNPAPRAVMEQMAEDFDAMHPNLSVELTVIDREAYKTQIRNFLTANAPDVANWYAANRMRPYVSAGLFEDVSDLWAEPAIADALASTKGAMTLDGKQWGVPYTYYQWGVYYREDIYNELGLEEPTDWESFKSNCQKILDSGRKCFTIGSKFLWTAGGWFDYLNMRTNGYDFHMALTNGEVAWTDDRVKQTFANWRELIDMGAFIDNHQSYSWQEALPFMVKGEAAAYLMGNFAVAPLREAGLSNDQLDFYQFPTINPDVERAEDAPTDTFHIPAGAQNKEAAREFLRFVVSADNQTKINGGNALGQLPVNSGSSVDDDEMLNQGFEMLSSNSPGGIAQFFDRDAPAEMASIAMEGFQEFMVFPDNLDDILSRLEKARERVY comes from the coding sequence ATGACTAAACTGAAAGGAACGGTCGCGGGGCTGGCATTGGGCCTTGGCCTTGTGACCTCAGCACAGGCCGAACTCAGCGGCACGCTCAAGATTTTTTCGGACATGTCCAATCCTGCGCCCCGCGCAGTGATGGAACAGATGGCAGAAGATTTTGACGCCATGCACCCTAACCTGTCGGTTGAGCTGACCGTCATCGACCGCGAAGCCTACAAGACCCAGATCCGCAACTTCCTGACTGCAAATGCACCGGATGTGGCCAACTGGTACGCGGCGAACCGTATGCGGCCCTATGTATCTGCGGGCCTGTTTGAGGATGTCAGCGATTTATGGGCCGAACCTGCGATCGCGGATGCGCTGGCCTCGACCAAGGGCGCAATGACGCTGGATGGCAAACAATGGGGCGTGCCCTATACCTACTATCAGTGGGGCGTTTACTACCGCGAAGACATCTACAACGAATTGGGCCTGGAAGAGCCCACCGACTGGGAGAGCTTTAAGTCCAACTGCCAGAAGATCTTGGATTCCGGTCGAAAATGCTTCACCATCGGGTCAAAGTTCCTATGGACTGCAGGCGGCTGGTTTGACTATCTGAACATGCGGACCAACGGCTATGACTTCCACATGGCGCTGACCAATGGCGAAGTTGCTTGGACTGACGACCGCGTCAAACAGACTTTTGCCAACTGGCGCGAACTGATCGACATGGGTGCGTTCATCGACAACCACCAGTCGTATAGCTGGCAAGAAGCCCTGCCGTTTATGGTAAAAGGCGAGGCCGCAGCCTATCTGATGGGCAACTTTGCCGTCGCCCCGCTGCGCGAGGCCGGCCTTAGCAATGACCAGCTGGATTTCTATCAGTTCCCGACTATCAACCCCGACGTAGAACGGGCCGAAGACGCCCCTACGGACACGTTCCACATCCCAGCGGGCGCGCAGAACAAAGAAGCCGCGCGAGAATTTTTGCGGTTTGTCGTCTCGGCCGACAACCAGACCAAGATCAATGGCGGTAACGCACTTGGTCAATTGCCGGTGAATTCTGGCTCTTCGGTAGATGACGACGAGATGCTGAACCAGGGCTTTGAGATGCTCTCGTCCAACTCACCCGGTGGCATCGCGCAGTTCTTTGACCGCGACGCTCCGGCAGAAATGGCCTCCATCGCGATGGAAGGCTTTCAGGAATTCATGGTGTTCCCGGACAATCTGGACGACATCCTAAGCCGTTTGGAGAAAGCACGCGAGCGGGTTTACTAA
- a CDS encoding carbohydrate ABC transporter permease, whose product MAKTNLAPEIGPTARSRGSSDSWLRRNRQTLAPWLFLAPGVIFFLFYVIFPILQSFNLSFYRWDGLGDPQFIGMDNYRELMDDRAFEVSMWNNLKWLLLYLLAIPAGLFIALFLNQTVTGIRLYKSLFFFPFVISQVVVGLVFSWFYDPTFGLLNQVLGWVGLGPLNVLGDPTLVTYGIIAAGLWPQTAYCMILYLTGLNAVDPEQVEAARLDGAKGAKMLWYVIIPQLRPATFVAFVVTIIGALRSFDLISIMTNGGPFGSSRVLSFYMFEKALSEYGFRMGYGAAIAVVLFLIMLCFIAYFLWSMYQDDKGAR is encoded by the coding sequence GTGGCTAAGACCAACCTCGCCCCAGAAATCGGACCGACTGCCAGATCGCGCGGTTCCAGCGATAGCTGGCTGCGGCGCAATCGCCAAACCCTCGCACCGTGGCTGTTCCTTGCGCCCGGCGTGATCTTCTTTCTGTTCTACGTGATCTTCCCAATTCTTCAGAGCTTCAACCTCTCGTTCTACCGCTGGGACGGTCTGGGTGATCCACAGTTCATCGGCATGGACAACTACCGCGAGCTGATGGACGATCGCGCCTTCGAAGTCTCTATGTGGAACAACCTCAAGTGGCTGCTTCTCTATCTATTGGCCATCCCAGCGGGGCTATTCATCGCACTGTTCCTAAATCAGACAGTGACAGGTATTCGCCTTTATAAATCTTTGTTTTTCTTTCCTTTTGTGATCAGTCAGGTTGTTGTTGGCCTGGTGTTCAGCTGGTTCTACGACCCCACCTTTGGTTTGTTAAATCAGGTGTTGGGCTGGGTTGGGCTGGGCCCCTTGAACGTCCTTGGGGATCCGACACTGGTGACTTATGGCATCATTGCCGCAGGGCTGTGGCCGCAAACGGCTTATTGCATGATCCTGTATCTGACCGGCCTGAATGCCGTTGATCCAGAACAGGTAGAAGCGGCGCGGCTGGACGGCGCAAAAGGCGCCAAAATGCTCTGGTATGTCATCATTCCGCAACTGAGACCGGCAACTTTTGTGGCCTTTGTTGTGACCATTATTGGCGCGCTGCGCAGTTTTGATCTGATTTCCATCATGACCAACGGCGGGCCCTTCGGTTCCAGCCGGGTGTTGTCTTTCTATATGTTTGAAAAAGCTCTGTCAGAATATGGCTTTCGCATGGGATATGGCGCCGCCATCGCGGTGGTGCTGTTTTTGATCATGCTCTGCTTCATCGCTTACTTCCTGTGGTCCATGTACCAAGATGATAAAGGTGCGCGCTGA
- a CDS encoding carbohydrate ABC transporter permease, translated as MFPKPIQNSSRGWQATYQALVPAALILWLLPLIAVAIFSVKPDVDFTTGNYWGMPSSFEGASNYGKVFFGSDMPRYLMNSVLITVPTVIGAVALSCMTGFALGVYKFRGNLLLFFMFVAGNFVPFQILMVPVRDLTLDLGLYNTKTGLVLFHIAFQTGFCTLFMRNFIRALPFELIEAARVEGVAEWRIFWYVVLPLMKPAIAALAVLIFTFIWNDYFWAVVLTQGAESQPVTAGITSFNAQYRAAYHLMSAGSIVAALPPVAMFFLMQRHFIAGLTLGAVK; from the coding sequence ATGTTTCCTAAACCTATTCAAAACAGCTCTCGCGGGTGGCAGGCCACATATCAAGCGCTGGTGCCCGCCGCATTGATCCTATGGTTGTTGCCGTTGATTGCGGTGGCGATTTTTTCCGTCAAGCCAGACGTGGATTTCACCACCGGAAACTACTGGGGAATGCCCAGCTCGTTTGAGGGCGCCAGCAACTATGGCAAAGTCTTCTTCGGGTCCGACATGCCGCGATATCTCATGAACTCGGTCCTGATCACGGTTCCGACCGTCATTGGCGCGGTAGCCCTGTCCTGCATGACCGGCTTCGCCCTAGGGGTTTATAAGTTTCGCGGCAATCTGTTGCTGTTCTTCATGTTTGTCGCTGGGAATTTCGTTCCGTTCCAGATTTTGATGGTTCCGGTGCGGGATCTGACACTGGACCTGGGGCTTTACAACACCAAGACCGGCCTTGTGCTGTTCCACATCGCCTTTCAAACAGGGTTCTGCACACTGTTCATGCGAAACTTTATCCGCGCTCTGCCGTTTGAGCTCATCGAGGCCGCACGGGTCGAGGGCGTCGCGGAGTGGCGGATCTTCTGGTATGTGGTTCTGCCCCTGATGAAGCCAGCGATTGCCGCTCTCGCGGTGCTGATCTTCACTTTCATCTGGAATGACTACTTTTGGGCCGTGGTACTGACGCAAGGTGCCGAGAGCCAGCCGGTGACCGCCGGGATCACCAGCTTCAACGCGCAATATCGGGCCGCCTACCATTTGATGAGCGCAGGCAGTATCGTCGCCGCCCTTCCGCCCGTTGCGATGTTCTTCCTGATGCAGCGCCATTTCATCGCAGGGCTAACGCTAGGAGCGGTGAAGTGA
- a CDS encoding alpha-galactosidase, protein MTSRKQDDIRSWALQDQRQSLILAARGNQLAEVIYWGPRLPDGTDLTALAAATCMDVTGGMLDAVPPLSICPEARRTFPGQPGLSIVDTDGAPILPRFAFLRAEEGNNAITLRYRDEDIGISYGATFELTPSTGIIRMQASLQSDNPIHLPWLSAPVLPAPQNSDDIIDFHGRWIGEFQISRTPWSAGARLRDNPTGRTSHEHFPGLIVPCNGATNTQGVAYAFHYGWSGGHRMLAEELPDGRRQIQFGHASGSRRALGTCFETAPLYVAFSDQGMNGCAVAFQRHLRDEILEAPRPDRPRPVHYNCWEAVYFGHEHDTLCDIASRAADLGAERFVLDDGWFGKRDDDTTSLGDWTIDERKYPDGLMPLIEHVHAEGMTFGIWFEPEMVNPESDLFRAHPDWMLGDRDQILGRQQLVLNIAMPEVRDYLYERIAAMLAHHPIDYVKWDHNRVLPEPDCAQAKAAYALFDRLRAGFPEVEFESCSSGGGRIDFGILSRTHRVWLSDSNDPIERLRIQHEAALFLPMVVTGSHVGPRQCHTSGRATDIRLRAWVAAQRHMGFEMDPRELTEEETKVLQHVTSWWKDNRNWMARADILRLDSDDPAVIAELQRAEGGRQFVVFAGLVAPSTQILPRPLRLTGLEPDASYLITLHNRDDTPALSRGTPLLKTEAVTLSGQYLMHYGITLPWSFPQSIWVIEGTRQ, encoded by the coding sequence GTGACCAGCCGAAAGCAAGACGATATCCGCAGCTGGGCGCTTCAGGATCAACGACAAAGCCTGATCCTTGCCGCCCGCGGCAACCAGCTGGCAGAGGTGATCTATTGGGGGCCCCGATTGCCAGACGGGACTGATCTGACCGCCCTCGCCGCTGCCACTTGTATGGATGTAACCGGTGGCATGCTGGACGCAGTCCCGCCCCTGTCCATCTGCCCCGAGGCACGTCGCACCTTCCCCGGTCAGCCCGGACTTTCAATTGTCGATACAGATGGCGCTCCGATTCTGCCGCGCTTTGCCTTTCTACGGGCCGAGGAGGGCAACAATGCCATCACTCTGCGCTACCGTGATGAAGACATTGGGATAAGCTACGGTGCAACGTTTGAACTGACACCTAGCACCGGCATAATCCGCATGCAGGCCTCATTACAGTCAGACAATCCTATCCACCTTCCGTGGCTATCGGCTCCGGTGCTGCCTGCGCCGCAGAACAGCGATGATATCATCGACTTTCACGGTCGCTGGATTGGTGAATTCCAGATTTCCCGCACCCCCTGGAGCGCTGGCGCACGGTTGCGGGACAATCCTACGGGGCGCACCAGCCACGAACATTTCCCCGGCCTGATCGTGCCCTGCAATGGTGCCACAAATACTCAAGGGGTGGCCTATGCCTTTCACTATGGCTGGTCCGGTGGCCATCGGATGCTGGCCGAAGAACTGCCAGATGGACGTCGCCAAATCCAATTTGGCCATGCCAGTGGCAGTCGCAGAGCCCTTGGTACCTGCTTTGAGACCGCGCCGTTATATGTCGCGTTCTCCGATCAGGGTATGAACGGCTGCGCTGTCGCGTTCCAACGTCACCTGCGGGACGAAATCCTTGAGGCCCCGCGTCCGGACCGCCCGCGGCCTGTGCACTACAATTGCTGGGAGGCCGTTTATTTCGGCCACGAACACGATACCCTATGCGATATTGCCAGCCGCGCCGCGGATCTCGGCGCTGAACGCTTCGTGCTGGATGACGGCTGGTTTGGCAAACGCGACGATGACACCACGTCCCTTGGCGACTGGACAATCGACGAACGTAAGTATCCCGATGGCCTGATGCCCCTAATCGAACATGTCCACGCAGAGGGTATGACATTCGGTATTTGGTTTGAGCCAGAGATGGTTAACCCGGAGAGTGATCTGTTCCGTGCCCACCCGGATTGGATGCTGGGCGACAGGGATCAGATTTTGGGCCGCCAACAGTTGGTGCTGAATATCGCAATGCCGGAGGTGCGGGACTACCTTTACGAGCGTATCGCGGCAATGCTGGCGCATCATCCGATCGACTATGTCAAATGGGACCATAATCGCGTCCTGCCAGAACCCGACTGCGCCCAGGCAAAGGCGGCCTATGCGCTCTTTGACAGGCTGCGCGCCGGTTTTCCTGAGGTAGAGTTTGAAAGTTGCTCTTCCGGTGGAGGGCGGATTGATTTTGGTATCCTGTCACGCACGCATCGCGTCTGGCTGTCTGATAGCAACGATCCGATTGAACGGCTGCGTATCCAGCATGAGGCTGCGCTGTTTTTGCCAATGGTCGTCACCGGTAGCCATGTTGGCCCACGCCAATGCCATACGTCTGGTCGCGCCACTGACATCCGTTTGCGCGCCTGGGTCGCAGCACAGCGCCATATGGGGTTTGAGATGGACCCGCGCGAACTGACCGAGGAAGAGACTAAGGTCCTGCAGCACGTCACAAGCTGGTGGAAGGATAACCGCAATTGGATGGCCCGCGCCGATATCCTGCGGCTGGACAGTGACGATCCGGCAGTGATTGCGGAACTGCAACGTGCCGAAGGGGGCCGCCAATTCGTGGTCTTTGCAGGGCTAGTTGCCCCAAGCACCCAGATTCTGCCACGACCCCTGCGTTTAACCGGATTGGAGCCTGACGCCAGCTATTTGATTACGCTTCATAATCGAGACGATACACCTGCGCTTTCACGTGGAACGCCGCTTCTGAAAACCGAGGCCGTAACTCTCAGCGGTCAGTATTTGATGCATTATGGGATCACCCTCCCGTGGAGTTTTCCACAGTCGATCTGGGTGATCGAAGGAACACGCCAATGA